The genomic window TTGATCCAAAATTGATGCCTGATATTATTACTAAATATTCGCAAATGGTGGGAATGGAAAGTTATTTAGATCACGAACCATTATTATTATCTGGTGGTCAAAAACAAAGAGTAGCGATTGCTTCGGCTTTAGCATTAACTCCAAAATTAATTATTTTTGATGAAGCCACTAGTATGTTGGACCCTAAGGGAAAAAGAGAAGTAAAAGAAATTATAGTGCAATTAAAAAAATCTCGTGAGAAAACAATTATTTCAATTACACATGATATGGATGAAATTATTAATGCTGATAAGGTATTAGTAATGAATAAAGGAAAAGTTGTTCGTTTTGGTAAACCAGAAGAAATTTTAAAAGAAGTTGATTTTTTAAGAAGTATTCATTTAGATATTCCTTTTATTTTAAAAGTATCTTATGGATTAAAAAAGTATGGTGTTAATATTGAAGAAACATTATATGAAGAGGAATTGGTACAACAAATATGTCAAAAAAATTAATTATTGATAATCCATCTAATTTAATTAAATTTAATAATGTTAGTTATATTTATGCTCCTAAAAGTCCATTCCAATTTCAGGCTTTAAAAAATGTTAATGTTTGAATAAAAGATCATATTATTACGGCAATTATTGGTTCTACTGGTAGTGGAAAATCAACTTTAATTCAACATATTAATGGATTATTAATTCCAACAGTGGGGCAAGTTATTGTTGGCGATTTTCTGATTAAAGCAAAACAAAGAAAAGTTAAAAATCAGAAGTTATTACGAAAATCGGTGGGGTTAGTTTTTCAATTTCCGGAATATCAATTATTTGAAGAAACAATTGAAAAGGATATTATGTTTGGTCCTTTAAACTTTGGTGTTAAAAAAGATGAAGCCCGACTTAAAGCTGCTAAATATTTAAAACTTGTGGGATTAGGTCAAGAATATTTAACTCGTTCGCCTTTTGATTTATCTGGTGGCCAAAAAAGAAGAGTAGCGATTGCTGGAATTTTGGCGATTGAAGGTCATACTTTAATTTTAGATGAACCAACAGCCGGCTTAGATCCTGACGGAGAAGAAGAGTTAATGAAGTTATTTTTTAAATTTAATAAACAAAATAAAAAACGCATTATTCTTGTTACTCATAATATGGATCATGTTTTGCAATACGCTGATGAGGTTGTTGTTTTAAAAAATGGTCAATTGTATCATCAAAGTGTTCCTGTTAGTCTTTTTGCTAATGTTCGATTAATTAAAGAAATTAATATTGAACCGCCAAAAATTTTTCGTTTTTTACAAAAGTTAAAAGATAATGGTTTTGATATTAGTGGTATTAATGCTCGGACTGTTGAAGATCTAGTAACCCAATTAGCACAAAGAATTAATAGTAAATAGAAGGAGTTAGTTTATGAATATATCATTTGGGCGGTATTTGCCATATAATTCTCTTATTCATCGCCTAGACCCTAGAATTAAAATGTTATCAATAATTGCTTTAATTGCAACGGTTTTTATTAGCACTGGTTTTACCGGTTATATTTTAACCGGAACAGTAATTATTAGTATTTTCTTTATTTCTAAATTACCATTACCATTATTATTTTCTTTATTTAAGTTTGTTATTTTTGTAACTCTAGTATTATTAGTATTAAATTTCTTTCTTATTAAGCCAGAATTTGATACGGATAAACAACCACTTTGAGATACAGTAGGTCTTATATATCAACCAGCTAAGTTTAAGATACTTATTGTGTCTTGAAAAGCGATTTTAACGACATTATATATTTCTTTAAGAATTTATTTGATGGTTTTAGTGACAACGATTTTGACATCAACAACAAAACCATTAGATTTGACATTAGCTTTGGAAGATTTAATGTGATCTTTGAAACTAATTAAAATTCCCGTTCATATTATTTCAATTATCATTTCAATGGCATTAAGAATGTTACCAACTTTATTTGAAGAAGCAATGCGAATTAAAAAAGCACAAGCATCAAGAGGAATGGATTCTAAAAATGGTAAATTTAAAGATAAAATTAAATCAATCATTTCTTTAATTATTCCTTTACTAGTATCATCATTTCAAAAAGCTGAGGATATGGCTTATGCAATGGATGTTCGAGGTTATGATCCCCATCAAAAAAGAACAAGATTTCGTCAATATCGGATTGGATTTTTAGACGTATTCATTTTAATTTTAATTTTTAGTTTTTTATCATTAATGGTGGTATTATCTACTAATATTGGTATTGAATGATTAAATAGTTGCGATGTTTGAAAGCCGATGCGTTATGTTGATCAGTTTGTTTGACGATCAATAATATATTAAATAATGGTTTCTTATTTATTATCCATTAGTTATGATGGTAGCAAGTATCGGGGATGGACATGGACCCGTCAAAATAACAAAATTACTGTTGAAGTTCATTAATCGCAGAGTTATTACTAGTGTTTTTAATTGTGAGTTTAAAATTCAAGCAGCAATTCGTACCGATAAAAAAGTTCATAGTTATGACCAAAAAGTTAAATTATCATTTAATATTAGATTAGAACCAAAACAATTACAATGAATTTTAAATAATAAATTACCTAATGATATTTATATTACTAATTGTTTTATTGTTGCTAATGATTTTCATGTGCGAAAAAAATGTGTTTTAAACACATATCATTATCAGATTAATTGTGGGCCTTACAATGTATTTCAACAAAGATATATTTATCAATATAACAAACCGTTACGAAAAATAAATTTACAAAAGATTGCTAAGATTTTTGTTGGGACTTATGATTTTTCTAATTTTTCTTTATTAAAAGATAATGAAACTATTAATCGTGTGCGAAATATTAAGAGTATTAAAATTAAAAAACATCAAGATTTAGTGATAATTATTATTAAAGTCCCAAGCTTTATTCGTCATCAAGTAAGGATGATTGTTGGTAGTATTTTAGCTTGTTATGAAGGGAAAATATCGTTAGCACAGTTGCAAGAAAAATTATTAAATCCTTTAACTTTGAAAACTAAATATCAAGTATCTGGTGTTGGGTTGTACTTAATGAATATTAAGTATTAAATTTTTATTTTAATTTATCTTTAATTAATTTTTTTAAAGTTTATAATTAAGTTTGATAGAAGGTGAAGAAATGATTATTTTAAATGGTATGATAGATGGTAATAGTAGCGGTAGCGTTCAATTCAATGTCAGAAGAAAATAATGAGATGCCAAATTCTAACAAACAACAAGAGCATCATCCAAATGATGGACATGATGACCACAATAATCAAGATATGGAAAATAATAATATGCCAAATGAAAACAGTGAAGAAGATTATGGACGCATAAAGTTTTCTTAGGTAGAAAAATGTTTAAATAATTTTTAATGAAAATCAACGACAATTTAATTATCATTTTATTTAAAAAATAAATAATAAAACAAAATATTTAATATCAACAAACAAAATCTCAATAAAAGGTTATAAAACCTAAAAAAACGCTTATAAAAACAACATCAAAATAAGTTTTTACAACAAAAATCATACATAAGAAATATATACTTAATTTGCATATTGAAATAATTTATAGTAAATGATTGTTTTTTCTTTTTTAAAAAATACCCAAGAAGACTAAATACGATCGAATGCTAATCGTATTATTACCGGTGAAGATGATGAATTGTATGATGAAATTTGTGATTTTGTTATTGCGAATAAAAAGATATTCGCTTCATTAATTCAAAGAAGATTTGGTGTTGGTTATAATCGGGCAGCAAGATTAATTGATAGGTTTAGAAACTAATGATGTTGTTGGGCCGCAAAATGGGTCCAAACCTCGTGAAGTTTTGATTATGAATAAAAGAGTAGGAATTTTGATAATGGCGTGATTTAAACCCTTTTTTTTACAAGAAAAAATTAAAAATTTACCACAAGGTTCGGGATGTTATCAGTTTTATAATGAAACTCAGCAATTAATTTATGTTGGTAAAGCAAAAAATATTCAACATCGGGTAAATAATTATTTTAGTAAAGTTCATAATTTTAAAACTACTAAATTAGTTCGTGAAATTGCTGATGTTGCTTATATTTTAACAATTAATGAAAAAGAAGCATTATTGTTGGAATATAATTTAATTAAAGACAACCGTCCCCGATATAATATTTTATTAAATGATGATAAAACATATCCTTATATTAAAATTACTGATGAAAATAATCCTGAATATCGTTTTGTTCGTAAAGTTAAAAAAGATAATGGTAAATATTATGGTCCTTTTCCTGATGGTTCGGGCGCTAGAGAAGTTTTAAAGATATTGCAACAATTATTTCCTTTGCGAAGATGTAAAGGAAGTTTAGGGGCGTCGTGTTTATATTATCATCTGCAATTATGTTCCGGCGCTTGTTTTAAAGAGGTTCCTTGGGAATATTATGCCTTGATGAAAAAGAAAATTAATGATTTTTTTCAAGGAAAAAATCAAAATATTAAAAATAAAATTATTGAGCGAATGCAACAAGCAGCGATTAATTTACAATATGAAGAAGCACAAAGATTAAAAAATGTCTTAGATAAGTTACAATTATTTATTTCTAATCAATTTGTTCAATTTCCTGATTTTCGTAATCGTGATTTTATTGGTTATGCTATTAAAGATCATAAATTATCAATAACAGCATTATTTTATCGTAATGGACAATTGCTTTCTAAAGATGAACAAATTTTTACTTTATTTAATGATGATTTAACTGATGCAATGAGAAATTATTTACAACAGTTATATACTAATAATATTGTCCCCCAAGAATTATATGTTGCTAATATTGTTTTAGATGATTTAGCAGAAGCATTAAATATTAAAATTATTAATAAGATTAATAAAAAAATGCAAGAAATAATTTCTTTAGCTACTAAGAATGCTCAAGAATTATTAAAGCAACAACTTGTTGATTCCTATCAAATTAAATATCGTTATTATGAGATTGTTGAACAATTAGGAAATATTTTAAAAATCGCGACGCCACAATATATTGAAATTATTGATATTGCTAATTTAGGACATGATAATGTTATTGGTGGGGTTATTGTTTATAAAAATGGTCAAGCAATTAAAAAACTGTTTCGTCGTTATAAAATTCAAATTGAACAACAAGGGGATTATCATTATTTGCAAAATTTAGTTTATCGTCGTTATTGAAAAAAATTAATGAATAAGGAACCAATGCCGGAGTTGATTATTGTTGATGGTGGTAAGTTGCAAATTGATAGTGTGCAGTTGCAATTGAAAAATTTAAATATTAATTTACCAATTGTTGGTCTTGTTAAAAATAGTCATCATAAAACTGATTATTTATTAGATAATAAAGGTTGTCGGTTGGATATTGCTAAAAAGAGTGCTTTATTTCATTGATTAACTAAAGTTCAAGAAGAGGTACATAATTATACAATTTTATTTCATCGTCAACAACAAACTAATTCTTTATTTGTTAATTCGTTAAAAAAAGTTAAAGGATTAGGTGAGTTAACTATTAAAAAGTTATATCAACAGTTTGAAACATTAACAAAAATGAAAGCAGTTTCATTTGCCGAATTAAATGCTATTATTAAAAATAAAACAATAACAAAGGAGTTAATTGCTTATTTAAAAGATAATTAATTTAGAAATTTTGCTCACTAGATCGAAAAAATTTATTGCTAATTTGATGTTAAAATGCTTATATAAAAATATAAGCATTTTTATTTTTACTAAAATAAAAGAAAGATAATATTTTTTTGGATTGGCAACCCTTTTTAGGACAATTTTTATATAGACATTTGTTTTCTAAAAGTAACTGGAGATAAATAATTTAAACTGCCATGTATTCTAAGATTATTGTATCAATTAATGTAATCAAATAATTCAAGTTCTAATTGTGCAAGATCATTGAATTTTCTACCATTAATAAATTCTTTTTTAAAAACTTTATAAGTTGCTTCAGCAACTGCATTATCATAAGGACAACCCTTCGCACTCAATGATCTTTGAATTTTAAATGTAGATAATAATTGATCAATTATATTATTTTTAAACTTATTACCTCGGTTGGTATGAAATATTTCAATTTTTGATAATGGTCTAGTAATTCGCATAATAGCTTGATAAACCAACTCCGTATTTTTATTTGGTCCGGAACTATAACCAACAATCTCGCGATTATACAAATCAATTAGGAGACACGCATAAAATCATTTAAAACCCACTTTATATAAGTTAAGTCACTAACGATAGTTTCATTTATTTTTCTATTATTAAAGTCTCGGTTTACAATGTTATTTACTGGATCATTATTTACTTGAATATTTTTGCATTTAAGTCTTGTTTTTGTGTACTTTGATATCAAATTATTGTTTTTTATAATATTTCTAATTTTGTGTCTAGATAGGTTAATACTTTTATGAGCTAATACTACTTTGATTTTTCGAGCTCCATAGACTTGGTGGATTTCGTTAAATGCACCGATAATTTCTTGATTATAATTATTCACTATTTTCCTTGTGTATTTATTAATTTGATAATAGTAATTGAATTTTGAAATATTTAATAATTTACACATTTTTCTTATTGAATATTTTTTCTTATTGCTATTAATTATTGTTATTTTTTGGCCATTATCAGTGCGGCTTGCTTTAAAATGTCATTTTCCATTTTCAAGTCTTTAAGTTCTTTTCGTAAAGTTATTATTTCATTTTCTTCTAGTTTGCGATTGTCTTTTGCTTTAAATGAACCAGAATTATTATAATTTTTAACTCAACTATAAATAGTTGGTTTTGGTAAATTATATTCTTTCCCTAAATTAATAACACTTTTGCCATTTTTGTATAGCATGACAATTTATTTTTTAAATTCTTCAGAGTATGAGGTTTTATTTCCCGTTTTTATATTCCTTCTTTCTTAATAATTTCGAAGTCTATATAATTATGGTCCAACTTATTGTGGCCTATCCACAGATAATAATATGAAGGAGCATAAAGTTTTGTTAGGTAGGTAAAGATTTAAATAATTTTGAAAAAAACAATCACAATTTAATTATCATTTTATTTAAAAAATAAGTAATAAAACAAAATATTTAACATTAACAAACAAAATCTCAATAAAAGGTTATAAAAAATAAGCAAAATACTTATAAAAAAACATTAAAATAATTTTTTACAACAAAAATCATACATAAGAAATATATACTTAATTTGCATATTGAAATAATTTATAGTAAATGATTATTTTTTATTTTTTAAAAAATATCTAAGAAAAATAAACGCGACCATTAAAATATTATTTAAAATTCTAAAAATATGATAGTATTAGTATATAAAGATATATATATGTAAAGGTGATAAATAAATGAATGTAAACTTATTAAAATTAAACAATATTGTTTTTAATCTTGATGTTAATAGTCAAGATGATGTTTTTAATGAAATTGCTCGTTTAGCTGTTAAAAGCAATATTATTAACAGTCAAGATGATACTATTTTAATTACAGCGCTAAAAGCAAGAGAAGCTTTAGCATCAACGGGAACGGGTGCAGGTTTAGCTATTCCACATGTCCAAAATGATGTCATTAAAAAACCAACAGTAATGTTTTTACGTTTTAAACAAAAAATGGATTGAAAAGCAATTGATGATCAACCTGTACAAATAGCAATTGTTTTACTTGTTCCTAAAATTCAAGCTAGTGATTTACACTTAAATATTTTAAGTTCCATTGCTAAAAGATTATTAGATGAAAAAGTTAAAGAAATTTTAACAAGTAGCCTTAGTAAAGAAGAAATTATTAATGCTTTGTTTTGCGAAGAAACTAAAGAACAAAAGATAGTATCAAAACCAATAAATATTTTAGCCATTACTGCTTGTCCGGTTGGTGTTGCTCATACTTATATTGCTGCTGACAAGTTAAAACAAGCAGCAAAGAAGTTAGGTTATGGCATTAATGTGGAAACTCATGGAGCAGTGGGAGTTAAAAATTCATTTACTAATGAAGATATTACTAATGCTGATGCAGTTTTAATTGCATCTGATATTGGGATTGATTTAAATCGTTTTGCTAATAAAAAAATTTTACAAGTTAAAGTAAGTCAAGCAATTAAAAATCCTGAGCAATTATTAATTGATGCTTTAAATAGTAATAAAGTATTGTCTGCAATTAATTTTAGTACTAAAAATAAACAAGATAGTAATTCTATTTTAAAACACTTTATGACCGGTGTTAGTTATATGGTACCTTTTGTTATTTTGGGAGGAATTTTAGTTGCACTATCTATCAGTTTAGCAAAAATTATTACAGGAAACAATAATGCTACGCCTAATGATATTGAATTTTTAAAATATTTAAATATTATTGGGGCTAGTGCCATGTATTTAATGATTCCCATTTTAGGAGGTTTTATTGCTTATTCAATTGCTGGCAGGGCTGCTTTAGTGCCCGCAATGACAGCATCATTAATAGGAAACGAGGGAAATAATTTTTTTAAGTTTTTTAAAGTAAATATTATTGACTCGGTTACAAATAAACCAATCGATATGGTGCCAATGGGTTTTGTTGGTGCACTAATTGCTGGATTGGTGGCAGGATATTTAGTAAAATGAATTAATTCATGAAAAGTACCACAATCACTATCAGCCGCCATTCCAATTTTTGTTATTCCCATTTTGGTTGGAGGATTGTTATCTTTAATATTTATTTTTGTTATTGGTGCGCCAATTTCTTATGTTATGACTTGAGTGCAGTATGGTTTATCCTGAGTTTATGGTAATCAAAATATTGGTTTAGACATTGCCTTTGGAATGGGGTTATTAATTGGGGCAATGGCGGGATTTGACATTGGTGGTCCAATTAATAAAGTTGCTTTCTTTACTGCTAGTACATTAGTTACAATGAAAATTTATCAACCAATGGGGACAATGGCGGCGGCTATTCCGGTAGCACCACTTGGAATGGGTTTAAGTACAATAATTTTTCGTAAATATTTTGATGCTGAAAGTCGACAAGCAGGAATTGCCTCATTAATTATGGGAACAATTGGCATATCTGAAGGTGCAATTCCCTTTGCAATTAAGGATCCTAAACGAGCTATTATTGCTAATGTTATTGGTTCATCAATTGCTGGCGGAATAGCGGGAATCTTTTCAATTCAAAACTATGCCCAACACGGAGGGCCAATTATGGCATTCCTTGGAGCAGTTCCATATGGGTCACAAACAGCAATTTTTTTAATTATCATTGCTGTTGGAGCCTTAATAACTTGCTTTTCATATGGACTATTACTAATGATAAAAAATAATGAATTAAATTTAAAAAAATATAATTTTATGAAATATATTAATTGATTTAAAAGAGGGAAATAATTAATGTCACAAATTTTAAAATTAAAACCGCAATTTCTTAAAAAAATATGAGGTTCCCATCGCCTTCAAAATTGAGGATATGATATTAATAATAAAACAAAAACGGGGGAAGCTTGAGTAATTAGTGCTTTAGATTCAAATCCTAGTATTATTATTAATGGTTCATTTCAAGGATTAGCGTTAAAAGAGTTTTATGAAAAAAATAAAAATTTATTTAATTTAACTTATAATGAATTTCCATTATTAAGTAAGATTATTACTAGTGATGATTATTTAAGTGTTCAAGTTCATCCCAATGATGAATATGCTAAAGCTCATCATCAAAGTCTAGGAAAAGCAGAGTGTTGATATATTCTTGATTGCCCCCAAAATGCTAAAATTATTTATGGTCATAACGCTAATGATAATCAACAGTTAACAACAATGATTAATGAAAAGCAATGAAAGCATTTTTTAAAAGAAGTTGCCATCGTTCCAGGAGATTTTTTATATGTTCCGCCTGGTAAGGTTCATGCGATAACCCCCGGAGTTACAATTTTTGAATTACAACAATCATCCGACATTACTTATCGTCTTTATGATTTTGATCGTAAAGATGATGAAGGAAATTTACGAGCATTACATTTAAAAGATAGTTTAGCAACAATTACTGTTCCTGATAATAACTTAGATGTTATTCATCGTGAAAATGGATTATTAGTTAATAATGAATATTTTTCATTATATTTAATTAATAATTCATTGCCAACAACTTATGATTTTAATGAAACTAAGTGATTACAATTAACGATTGTTAGTGGGGCGGGAACAATTAATGATGAGCCTTTTAAAATGGGCGAATCAGCAATCATTTTAGATGATAAAATAATGCAATTAGTAATTACAGGAACAATAAAATTACTAGTTAGTTATTGTAGATAAAATTTTAAAAAATAATCAAGTGATTGATTATTTTTTTATTATTCTTTGATATAATAATAATTAAGGAAGGTGCTTAATTATGTAGTTTTCAGTGTTATTTTAGTATCATAGAAACTTTATTAGGAAGGTAATGGTATCGCGTATTTACGATAATAAATAAAAAAGGTCGCGTTTAGTTTTCTTAGGTATTTTTTAAATAAAATGATAATTAAATTGTGATTGTTTTTCTTTCAAAATTATTTAAACCTTTCTTTTCCTGCCTAATAAAATTTTATGCGTCCTGAACGGAGTGTAATGGGTAGTGTTAGAGATGTCGAGGAGTTTATTTTTCATCCCAACGACTTTTAAAAACTTATCAACTGGAACTGGAACAGCAATTATCAAAATTATCAACTCTAATAACAATATAAATAATTATGTATTCAAAAGAATACAAATAGAAAGGAATGATTAATATGAAAAAATTACTTAGTTTATTAAGTACAATAACAATATCAAGTAATGGAATGGAATAGCAGGAATTGTTGGAAATGCATCAGTTTCAGCACCGTCGAAAGAAACTAAAACTGACATTGTCATTATTGATGGTGCACAGAATAAGAATATCAAAAAGATAAATTAAATTTGAATTATTATGGCACTAATGATGTATTTTCAATTAACATTATTCATAATGATAATGTAATTGTTAGTTATTTTGATAAACATTATTTTATAAAAAGTAATGAAATAAATGCTGTTGAAATTCGTAATAATATTTTAAAAGATAAATTGGGTAATGAATATTTTACAGAAAATGGAAAACTATTTATTAATGATAATAGTAATAACAAAACAGAAATAAAAAATATCAATGATGGAATTAAAAATTATATTTTAGATAAACAAAATAACTTATATATTTATACATTAAACAGTAAACTATATTTTTTAGAAAGTGGGAAATTTACTATTAATGAAATAACATCTTTACCTAAAAATAATAATTTTAGTATTAATAAAATTTCCATAGATAAAAGTAATAACTTGTTTGTTGGCACAACACAAGGTGGATTGGCAACCCTTTTTAGGACAATTTTTATATAGACATTTGTTTTCTAAAAGTAACTGGAGATAAATAATTTAAACTGCCATGTATTCTAAGATTATTGTATCAATTAATGTAATCAAATAATTCAAGTTCTAATTGTGCAAGATCATTGAATTTTCTACCATTAATAAATTCTGTTTTAAAAACTTTATAAGTTGCTTCAGCAACTGCATTATCATAAGGATAACCCTTCGTACTCAATGATCTTTGAATTTTAAATGTAGATAATAATTGATCAATTATATTATTTTTAAACTCACTACCTTGGTCGGTATGAAATATTTCAATTTTTGATAATGGTCTAGTAATTCGCATAATAGCTTGATAAACCAACTCCGTATTTTTATTTGGTTCGGAACTATAACCAACAATCTCGCGATTATACAAATCAATTAGGAGACATACATAAAATCATTTAAAACCCACTTTTATATAAGTTAAGTCACTAACGATAATTTCATTTATTTTTCTATTATTAAAGTCTCGGTTTACAATGTTATTTACTGGATCATTATTTACTTGAATATTTTTGCATTTAAGTCTTGTTTTTGTGTGCTTTGATATCAAATTATTGTTTTTTATAATATTTCTAATTTTGTGTTTAGATAGGTTAATACTTTTATGAGCTAATACTACTTTGATTTTTCGAGCTCCATAGACTTGGCGGATTTCGTTAAATGCACCGATAATTTCTTGATTATAATTATTCACTATTTTCCTTGTGTATTTATTAATTTGATAATAGTAATTGGATTTTGAAATATTTAATAATTTACACATTTTTCTTATTGAATATTTTTTCTTATTGCTATTAATTATTGTTATTTTTTGGCCATTATCAGTGCGGCTTGCTTTAAAATGTCATTTTCCATTTTCAAGTCTTTAAGTTCTTTTCGTAAAGTTATTATTTCATTTTCTTCTAGTTTGCGATTGTCTTTTGCTTTAAATGAACCAGAATTATTATAATTTTTAACTCAACTATAAATAGTTGGTTTTGGTAAATTATATTCTTTCCCTAAATTAATAACACTTTTGCCATTTTTGTATAGCATGACAATTTGTTTTTTAAATTCTTCAGAGTATGAGGTTTTATTTCCCATTTTTATATTCCTTCTTTCTTAATAATTTCGAAGTCTATATAATTATGGTCCAACTTATTGTAGCCTATCCAAACAACTGCTAATAAAATAAATGAATTAAATAGTAAAATAAGTTCAATAGATTTACAAAAAGAAAAAATTTACATTAATAGTCATAAAAAACTTTATTATTTAAACTATAATGATTTTAAATTAAATTCAATAAATACTTTTTATGCCATGGATATAACAAAATTTGATAGCAAAGGAAATATTTTTTACAGTATAGATAAAGATGTTTTTGGGACTGTACAATTAACTGTGTCTCTAAGTAATTAACTTAAATTCACTCTGTCCTCAAATTTTATCATTAAATGTGAAATTGCACTACCCCAATTTTGAATTGGCATCGTTCATTTCTTAACCATATTTTGAAATGCTAAATAAAATATTTTAAAAACTGATGCGTCATTAGGAAAAATCTTTTTATTCTTAATTACTTTTCTTAGTTGACTATTAATAGATTCAATCGCATTAGTTGTGTAAATAATCCTTCTAAATTCCCGGGGATATTCAAGAAAAATTATTAAATTATTTCAGTTATTTTTTCATGATTTAGTAATTTGTCGATACTTTTTATTTCATTTTTCTGAAAAATGATCTAAAGCAACTAACGTTATTTCTTCATTAATTGCTGTATAAATTGATTTTAAATCATTAGCTACAAATTTGCGATCTTTGTAAGGAACAAATTTTAAACTATTACGAATTTGATGAACAATGCATAATTGGTGCTGTGTTTTTGGGAACACAGCTTCTATTGCATCGGACACGGACATCCCAGTTAAATTATCATTACAAGCAACAAGAATATCTTGTAAGCCACGATTTTTCATTTCCGCAAGGAATTTATTTTATTAAGTCAAAATTTGGCTCCCTCATTTTCACTAATTCACATTCCTAAAATATTTTTTAAACCATCTAAATTAATTCCTATCCTAAGGCAAGATAAACTGCTTTATTTATTATTCGTTTATCTTGCTTTACTTTAACAACAATACAATCAAAATAAACAATCGGATAAATCTTCTCTAAAGGTTTAGTTTGTCACACTTTAACTTCTTCAATAACATCATCAGTTATTTGACTAATTAAACTTTCTGAAATTTCTGTTCCATGATAGAATTATTGCAATTGTGCTTTGATATCAGAAATTGTCATTCCTCTTGCATATAAAGAAATTACTTTTTGATCAAAGTTATCAAATTTTCTTTGTCTTTT from Spiroplasma endosymbiont of Agriotes lineatus includes these protein-coding regions:
- a CDS encoding fructose-specific PTS transporter subunit EIIC, translating into MNVNLLKLNNIVFNLDVNSQDDVFNEIARLAVKSNIINSQDDTILITALKAREALASTGTGAGLAIPHVQNDVIKKPTVMFLRFKQKMDWKAIDDQPVQIAIVLLVPKIQASDLHLNILSSIAKRLLDEKVKEILTSSLSKEEIINALFCEETKEQKIVSKPINILAITACPVGVAHTYIAADKLKQAAKKLGYGINVETHGAVGVKNSFTNEDITNADAVLIASDIGIDLNRFANKKILQVKVSQAIKNPEQLLIDALNSNKVLSAINFSTKNKQDSNSILKHFMTGVSYMVPFVILGGILVALSISLAKIITGNNNATPNDIEFLKYLNIIGASAMYLMIPILGGFIAYSIAGRAALVPAMTASLIGNEGNNFFKFFKVNIIDSVTNKPIDMVPMGFVGALIAGLVAGYLVKWINSWKVPQSLSAAIPIFVIPILVGGLLSLIFIFVIGAPISYVMTWVQYGLSWVYGNQNIGLDIAFGMGLLIGAMAGFDIGGPINKVAFFTASTLVTMKIYQPMGTMAAAIPVAPLGMGLSTIIFRKYFDAESRQAGIASLIMGTIGISEGAIPFAIKDPKRAIIANVIGSSIAGGIAGIFSIQNYAQHGGPIMAFLGAVPYGSQTAIFLIIIAVGALITCFSYGLLLMIKNNELNLKKYNFMKYINWFKRGK
- a CDS encoding type I phosphomannose isomerase catalytic subunit, encoding MSQILKLKPQFLKKIWGSHRLQNWGYDINNKTKTGEAWVISALDSNPSIIINGSFQGLALKEFYEKNKNLFNLTYNEFPLLSKIITSDDYLSVQVHPNDEYAKAHHQSLGKAECWYILDCPQNAKIIYGHNANDNQQLTTMINEKQWKHFLKEVAIVPGDFLYVPPGKVHAITPGVTIFELQQSSDITYRLYDFDRKDDEGNLRALHLKDSLATITVPDNNLDVIHRENGLLVNNEYFSLYLINNSLPTTYDFNETKWLQLTIVSGAGTINDEPFKMGESAIILDDKIMQLVITGTIKLLVSYCR
- a CDS encoding IS3 family transposase (programmed frameshift), yielding MGNKTSYSEEFKKQIVMLYKNGKSVINLGKEYNLPKPTIYSWVKNYNNSGSFKAKDNRKLEENEIITLRKELKDLKMENDIFKASRTDNGQKITIINSNKKKYSIRKMCKLLNISKSNYYYQINKYTRKIVNNYNQEIIGAFNEIRQVYGARKIKVVLAHKSINLSKHKIRNIIKNNNLISKHTKTRLKCKNIQVNNDPVNNIVNRDFNNRKINEIIVSDLTYIKVGFKWFYVCLLIDLYNREIVGYSSEPNKNTELVYQAIMRITRPLSKIEIFHTDQGSEFKNNIIDQLLSTFKIQRSLSTKGYPYDNAVAEATYKVFKTEFINGRKFNDLAQLELELFDYINWYNNLRIHGSLNYLSPVTFRKQMSI